A window of the Streptomyces sp. Ag109_O5-10 genome harbors these coding sequences:
- a CDS encoding YbhB/YbcL family Raf kinase inhibitor-like protein translates to MTELKRRPLPHDFHPPVPSFTVTSEDIEEGATLKDAQVYAKGNTSPQLRWEGFPAGTKSFAVTCYDPDAPTGSGFWHWVLFDIPVSVTELPAGAGSGKFEGLPEGAVQVRNDYGSKDFGGAAPPPGDGPHRYVFTVYAVDQEKLGPDADVSPAVVGFNLRFHALARAQLIGEYENPEQG, encoded by the coding sequence GTGACCGAGCTCAAGCGGCGGCCTCTCCCCCATGACTTCCATCCGCCCGTCCCGTCGTTCACGGTGACGAGCGAGGACATCGAGGAAGGGGCGACGCTCAAGGACGCTCAGGTCTACGCCAAGGGCAACACCTCACCGCAGCTGCGGTGGGAGGGTTTCCCGGCCGGGACCAAGAGCTTCGCCGTGACCTGCTACGACCCGGACGCCCCGACGGGCAGCGGGTTCTGGCACTGGGTCCTGTTCGACATCCCGGTCTCGGTGACCGAGCTGCCGGCGGGCGCGGGCAGCGGCAAGTTCGAGGGGCTGCCCGAGGGCGCGGTCCAGGTGCGCAACGACTACGGGTCGAAGGACTTCGGCGGTGCCGCGCCGCCGCCCGGGGACGGGCCGCACCGGTACGTCTTCACGGTGTACGCGGTGGACCAGGAGAAGCTCGGTCCGGACGCCGACGTGTCGCCGGCCGTCGTCGGGTTCAACCTGCGGTTCCACGCGCTCGCGCGGGCGCAGCTCATCGGGGAGTACGAGAACCCCGAGCAAGGCTGA
- a CDS encoding sporulation protein — MGFKKLLASLGAGGASVETVLTEVNVVPGGVVQGEVRIQGGSVNQEIQGLSVGLQARVEVESGDEEYKQNIGFGKTRLGGAFELQAGAVHAVPFGLEIPWETPVTMIDGQALRGMHIGVTTELEIARAVDSGDLDPINVHPLPAQKAILDAFIQLGFRFKNADLEKGHIRGTRQTLPFYQEVEFHPPSQYRGLNQVELSFVADAHAMDVILEMDKKPGLFSEGSDTFRSFQVGLHDFHGTDWAAYLNQWLSEVGSKRNWF, encoded by the coding sequence ATGGGGTTCAAGAAGCTGCTCGCGAGCCTGGGGGCCGGCGGGGCGTCCGTCGAGACGGTGCTCACCGAGGTGAACGTCGTACCGGGCGGTGTCGTCCAGGGCGAGGTGCGGATCCAGGGCGGCTCGGTGAACCAGGAGATCCAGGGACTGTCCGTGGGGCTCCAGGCGCGGGTCGAGGTGGAGAGCGGCGACGAGGAGTACAAGCAGAACATCGGCTTCGGCAAGACGCGGCTCGGCGGTGCCTTCGAGCTGCAGGCCGGGGCCGTGCACGCGGTGCCGTTCGGGCTGGAGATCCCGTGGGAGACGCCCGTCACGATGATCGACGGGCAGGCGCTGCGCGGGATGCACATCGGGGTGACCACCGAGCTGGAGATCGCGCGTGCCGTCGACTCCGGGGACCTGGACCCGATCAACGTGCATCCGCTGCCGGCGCAGAAGGCGATCCTGGACGCCTTCATCCAGCTGGGCTTCCGGTTCAAGAACGCGGACCTGGAGAAGGGGCACATCCGGGGGACGCGGCAGACGCTGCCGTTCTACCAGGAGGTGGAGTTCCACCCGCCGTCCCAGTACCGGGGGCTGAACCAGGTCGAGCTGAGCTTCGTGGCGGACGCGCACGCCATGGACGTCATCCTCGAAATGGACAAGAAGCCGGGGCTGTTCAGCGAGGGCAGTGACACCTTCCGGTCATTCCAGGTGGGTCTGCACGACTTCCACGGGACCGACTGGGCGGCTTATCTCAACCAGTGGCTGTCCGAGGTCGGCAGCAAGCGCAACTGGTTCTAG
- a CDS encoding DNA-3-methyladenine glycosylase: protein MIAPPDRTPLRRSFFDRPVLEVAPDLLGRILVRTTPDGPIAVRLTEVEAYDGPNDPGSHAYRGRTPRNDVMFGPPGHVYVYFTYGMWFCMNLVCGPEGTACAVLLRAGEIVEGAELARKRRLSARYDRELAKGPARLATALGVDRALDGTDACAAGETPLRILTGTPAPSDQVRNGPRTGVAGEGGDGDIHPWRYWIANDPTVSPYRAHAPRRRSS, encoded by the coding sequence ATGATCGCGCCCCCGGACCGTACGCCACTCCGCAGAAGCTTCTTCGACCGCCCTGTACTGGAGGTCGCCCCCGACCTCCTCGGCCGCATCCTCGTCCGCACCACCCCGGACGGCCCGATCGCGGTGCGCCTCACAGAGGTGGAGGCCTACGACGGCCCGAACGACCCCGGTTCGCACGCCTATCGCGGTCGCACCCCCCGCAACGACGTGATGTTCGGTCCGCCCGGACATGTGTACGTCTACTTCACCTACGGCATGTGGTTCTGCATGAACCTGGTCTGCGGTCCCGAGGGCACCGCGTGCGCGGTCCTGCTCCGGGCCGGCGAGATCGTCGAAGGCGCCGAACTCGCCCGCAAACGTCGACTTTCGGCCCGATATGACAGAGAACTGGCCAAAGGGCCGGCCCGGCTGGCCACCGCCCTTGGTGTCGACCGGGCCCTGGACGGCACGGACGCGTGCGCCGCCGGAGAGACCCCGTTGCGGATTCTGACCGGCACCCCCGCCCCCTCCGACCAGGTACGCAACGGTCCGCGCACCGGAGTCGCCGGCGAGGGCGGTGACGGCGACATCCATCCCTGGCGCTACTGGATCGCCAACGACCCCACCGTGAGCCCTTATCGGGCCCATGCACCGAGGCGCCGCTCAAGTTGA
- a CDS encoding tetratricopeptide repeat protein, giving the protein MKRLPIPEDVTGEEIDKDVRQELQSLPKTLADDVARNLVMVARLIDEDPEGAYGYSRVALRLASRVAAVREAAGFAAYANQKYAEALAEFRAARRMTGSADLWPVMADCERGLGRPEKALDMAGAPEVHKLDKAGQVEMRLVAAGARRDMGQLDAAIVTLQSPELASSSVQPWTARLRYAYADALLAAGRADEAREWFAKAVEADRDGSTDASDRLAELDGVEFVDALDEEETEAPEETQAPEETEAPEGTEASAGPEVGDESDESDESDTEQD; this is encoded by the coding sequence ATCAAGCGGCTGCCCATCCCGGAGGACGTCACCGGCGAGGAGATCGACAAGGACGTACGGCAGGAGCTGCAGAGCCTGCCCAAGACGCTCGCGGACGACGTCGCCAGGAACCTGGTGATGGTCGCCCGGCTCATCGACGAGGACCCCGAGGGCGCCTACGGCTACTCCAGGGTGGCCCTGCGGCTGGCCTCCCGTGTCGCCGCAGTACGCGAGGCCGCCGGGTTCGCCGCGTACGCGAACCAGAAGTACGCCGAGGCGCTCGCCGAGTTCCGGGCCGCCCGGCGGATGACCGGCAGCGCCGACCTGTGGCCTGTGATGGCCGACTGCGAGCGCGGGCTCGGGCGGCCGGAGAAGGCGCTGGACATGGCCGGTGCCCCCGAGGTGCACAAGCTCGACAAGGCAGGCCAGGTCGAGATGCGCCTCGTCGCCGCCGGCGCCCGGCGTGACATGGGGCAGCTGGACGCGGCCATCGTGACGCTGCAGAGCCCCGAGCTGGCCTCCAGCTCCGTACAGCCGTGGACCGCGCGGCTGCGGTACGCCTACGCCGACGCCCTGCTTGCGGCCGGGCGTGCCGACGAGGCGCGGGAGTGGTTCGCCAAGGCCGTCGAGGCCGACCGGGACGGCAGCACGGACGCCTCCGACCGGCTGGCCGAGCTGGACGGGGTCGAGTTCGTCGACGCGCTGGACGAGGAGGAAACCGAGGCCCCGGAGGAAACCCAGGCTCCGGAGGAAACCGAGGCCCCCGAGGGGACCGAGGCCTCGGCCGGGCCTGAGGTCGGGGACGAGTCCGACGAGTCCGACGAGTCCGACACCGAGCAGGACTGA
- a CDS encoding DUF1015 family protein, whose protein sequence is MNTAGHSEATERRGLELTPFRGLRYDPDRVGSLAAVTSPPYDVVVRPDGVHHLQSADPHNIVRLILPQAGTPSAGTEQAADTLHRWQAEGILAADPEPGLYVYEQQDGNGLLQRGVIGALRVSEASEGVVLPHEEVMAPVVADRAALMRATSANLEPLLLTYRGNGTTAEIIETVVARPPLLTTTTEDGFQHRLWSITDPAELALVQSDLAHHQALIADGHHRWATYLRLRAEHPSPSPWDYGLVLLVDTARYPLRVRAIHRLLHGLPVAEALEHVKGLFRVRRLDVPLAAAQEALADAACVGNAFLLAGDGAFHLIDHPDPDLLARTVPDDRPAAWRTLDATVLHAALLDHVWRIPEDSPAHIAYIHDTAATVAKAERDGGTAVLMHPVREEVVRDLARQGVTMPRKSTSFGPKPASGLVLRALDV, encoded by the coding sequence ATGAACACTGCAGGTCACTCGGAAGCAACGGAGCGCCGAGGCCTGGAACTCACCCCGTTCCGAGGCCTTCGCTACGACCCGGACCGGGTCGGCAGTTTGGCCGCCGTCACCTCTCCGCCGTACGACGTCGTCGTGCGCCCCGACGGCGTGCACCACCTCCAGTCCGCCGACCCGCACAACATCGTCCGCCTCATCCTCCCCCAGGCCGGTACCCCCAGCGCCGGTACCGAACAGGCGGCCGACACCCTGCACCGCTGGCAGGCCGAGGGCATCCTCGCCGCGGATCCCGAGCCGGGCCTGTACGTCTACGAGCAGCAGGACGGAAACGGCCTGCTCCAGCGTGGAGTCATCGGCGCCCTGCGGGTCTCGGAGGCGTCCGAGGGCGTGGTCCTGCCGCACGAGGAGGTCATGGCCCCGGTCGTCGCCGACCGCGCGGCCCTGATGCGCGCCACCTCGGCCAACCTCGAACCGCTCCTGCTCACCTACCGGGGCAACGGCACGACCGCCGAGATCATCGAAACCGTCGTGGCCCGCCCCCCGCTCCTCACCACGACCACGGAGGACGGCTTCCAGCACCGCCTCTGGTCGATCACCGACCCCGCCGAGCTGGCCCTCGTCCAGTCCGACCTGGCCCACCACCAGGCCCTGATCGCCGACGGCCACCACCGCTGGGCCACCTACCTGCGTCTACGCGCGGAGCACCCTTCGCCCAGCCCCTGGGACTACGGCCTGGTCCTCCTCGTCGACACCGCCCGCTACCCGCTGCGCGTCCGCGCCATCCACCGCCTGCTGCACGGCCTGCCGGTCGCGGAGGCGCTGGAGCACGTCAAGGGCCTGTTCCGGGTACGCCGCCTCGACGTCCCCCTGGCCGCGGCCCAGGAGGCGCTGGCGGACGCGGCCTGCGTCGGCAACGCGTTCCTGCTGGCCGGCGACGGCGCCTTCCATCTCATCGACCACCCGGACCCGGACCTCCTGGCCCGTACGGTCCCGGACGACCGCCCGGCCGCCTGGCGCACCCTGGACGCGACCGTCCTGCACGCCGCGCTCCTCGACCACGTCTGGCGCATCCCCGAGGACTCGCCCGCACACATCGCGTACATCCACGACACGGCGGCGACGGTCGCCAAGGCCGAACGCGACGGCGGTACGGCCGTCCTCATGCACCCGGTGCGCGAGGAGGTCGTCCGCGACCTGGCCCGCCAGGGCGTGACGATGCCCCGCAAGTCGACGTCCTTCGGCCCGAAGCCGGCCTCGGGGCTGGTACTGCGGGCACTCGACGTCTGA